DNA sequence from the Paracoccus sp. MBLB3053 genome:
AAATCTTGCCTGCGGCGGGAAAATCTGGCCGCAGTTCGGCCGGCTTGGTCGGTATCCGGAACTGGCTCGCCGCTCTGCCCTCTCGCGAAGTTCCGCAGATCGCCCCTTGCCGGAACGCGGCGGCGCATCAGGTCGGGTGCGGTGCCGTCAGTCGCGCTGCGATCGCCCTGAGATGGCGCAGATCCGTTCCGCAGCAACCGCCAAGAACACGAAGATTGGGCAAGACGCGCCTGAGCTCGGCGAGTTGTCCGGCAAGTTCCTCGGGATTCCCGTCATCCAGCGCTTCGGCCGCATCCAGTTCGGCATGGCTCTGACGGGATGCGTTGGCCACGATGCCCGCGAGCTTCGTCTGCCACGGCCCACCGTCGAGGCCGCTTGCCACGTGATCGGGATGGGCGCAGTTGACCACCACCGCCTCGGGCTCGGCTTTCTCGACCAGCTCCGCCACCGCGGCGGAAAGCGGCGTCCCATCCGCAAGCCTGCCATCCGTCTCGATGGTGAATGCGATCAGGGCGGGAATGCCCACCTGTCGCGCGGCGGCCGAAATCCCGATCGCTTCGCCCGCCGCGCCCAGCGTATAGGCGCTGACCAGATCGGCCCCCGCCTCGTGAGCCGCGGCGATCTGAGGCAGGTGATAGCGGGCAGCCGTCTCGGCAGCTGCGATGCCCGGTTTGTAACCATCGCCGCGCGGCCCGATCTGGACGCTAAGCCGTATCGCGACATCGGCACGGGCCGCGGCGGCATCGCGTGCCAGCGACACCCCGTCACGGGTCACCCGCGGCAGGTCTGGCGCCTTATAACCAACCGCCAGGGCGCGGTCGGGATTGGCCATCCATGTCGGCGTGTCGAGGATGATCCCGACGCCAAAATCACCCCCGATCTGGATTTGGGCGTCGTAATAACCTCTGAGCCGGGCTCGACCTTCCTCGCTGTCAAGCATCGGAAAGGCCGCGAAGCTTCGCAGATCGTAACCGTGATTGAAGATCAGATCCGTTTCCATGCCCGTCCAGGCGATCCAGATCCGATCCAGCGTGAGTGCCTCGGCGCTGGACATGGCTGCCCCTCCGTTGCTGAACGCAGGGCTGATGATACGCTTTCAGCGCGATCTTTTCAGCCCCCTTTCAGCCCTGCTCGGTTCCGACGGCCCAGTCCAAGGTTGCACAACTGGCAGCTTCCGGTCGGTCGCAGATCAGGACAAGCCTGTTCTGATGGTCGGAATACTGCACGAGGATGTTGACCCCTGCCTTTGCCACAGCCCGCGAAATCGCGCCAAGCTGGCCCGGCGTTCCCTGTTTCAGCTTTCGGATCACGGGCCTGCGCATTGCCGTCACCTTAATGCCCCCGGCTTCGGCGGCCTGTCTTGCGGCCTTGCCGTCGCGGAAAAGGAAATGGGCGGTGGCGCGTGTTCCCGTAGCGAAGACGCCCCCACCCTCGAAGGGGATGCCAGCCTGGCCCATCACCTCTCCCAGATGCGCCAATGAGCCGGGGCTGTTCTCAAGATCGAATTCAAGATCGTCCATGCCGACCCCCTTTCACTGATGAATGCGACGGCTGTCGTCCGGCGCTTCGCCGCGCGCTTCCATCCCGTAATCCCGCGCCACTTCTGCGATACGCAGCCGATAGTCGGAAAAGACATGATCCCGCCCTGCCGCCTGCGCCTTGCGATGCGCCGAAAGGTTGCGCCACGCCGCAATGGCCGCTTCATCCCGCCAGAAGGACAGTGACAGAAGCTTGCCGGGATTGGTCAGGCTCTGGAATCGCTCGATCGAGATGAAACCGTCGATCCCGGCCAGCAATGGCCTGAGCTCAGCCGCGAGATCGAGATATTCCTGACGTCTGCCTTCGGCCAGTTCGGCCTCGAAGATCACGGCGATCATGCGCCTGCACCGTTCGCGGTTGCGGGAATTGGCGCGGGGCGCCGCCCCCATCGGGAACGAGACGCCACGTCCGCGCGACGTTTGAAACTGATTGAATGGGACAATTTGGCCTGCCTTCCTGAATGCTCCGGCAAGAATAGCAGATTGGCGATGTGGGATGGTTCGATTAATATCGAACCATGAATGAAAGTCCCGATATCGCGCGGATCGCGGCGCTTGTTGCGGATGGTGCTCGCAGTTCCATGCTGCTTGCCCTGATGGACGGGCGGTCCATGACGGCCACCGAGCTCGCAGGGCGCGCCGGCGTCACGAAGCAGACGGCCAGCAGCCATCTGGCGAAGCTCGTCGATGGTGAGGTGCTTTTTGTCGAGTCGCAGGGGCGCCATCGCTATTTTCGGCTCGCTGGCGCGCATGTGGCGACGCTTCTCGAAGCATTGATGGTATTTTCAAGCGATGCGGCGGCGCCCCTTCGGACCGGACCCAAGGTCCCCGAATTGCGCCGAGCCCGCATCTGTTACGACCATCTGGCCGGAGAAATGGGCGTCGAACTTTACGATCGGCTTCGCGAAGACGGTTGTCTGACCGGAGATCTTGAACTTACAGCCCATGGCTGGGATCGGTTGCGCGAAATCGGTCTTGCACGTGATGTCCTGCCGCGCAGCAATCGCCCGCTCTGCCGGACCTGCCTTGATTGGAGCATGCGGCGCCATCATCTCGCCGGGTTGATCGGAAAGGCGATGCTCGACCGGTTTTTCGCGCTTTCATGGGCGCGCAGGCAGCCGGATTCGCGCATCATCCGTTTTTCGCCAGAGGGTGAGCGCCGTTTCCGGCAATGGCTTGGCGCAAGCCGGTAACGGCGGAACACTCTGAGAAGCGGGTGGGCAAACCGGATCTGCCCACCCGAGTTTTCTTGGCCGATCGGCGCAAGGCATTAAAGCGAACTGGAATCCTTCCAGTAATCCGTACCGCCATCCGTGGCATGACGATTGATCTCGGCCAATTCCTCGGGCGAGAAATCAAGCCCCCCGAGCGCGCCAAGCGAGTTTTCAAGCTGCCCGACGGTGCGGGCCCCGATCAGGGCGGAAGTGACGCGCGGATCACGCAGGGCCCAGGCGATTGCCATCTGCGCAAGGGTCTGACCACGGCGTTCCGCGATTTCGTTCAGGGCGCGGATGCGTGCCACGATCTCGGGCGACAGCGAGGCTTCGCTCAGGAGACGGCCTTTCGTCGCCCGCGTCTCTTCAGGGATACCATTGAGGTATTTCGAGGAAAGCAGACCCTGCGCCAGCGGCGAAAATGCGATGCAGCCGGTGCCCAACTCGTCTAGCGTGTCAAGCAGCCCGCCTTCGATCCAGCGGTTGAACATCGAGTAGTTCGGCTGGTGGATGAACAGCGGAACCCGTTCCTCGCGCAGGATGGCCGCTGCCCTGCGTGTCAGTTCGGGCGAATAGCTCGAGATGCCGACATAAAGCGCCTTGCCCTGCCTGTGCAGTTGGGCCAGCGCCCCCATCGTCTCTTCGAGGGGCGTCGTCGGGTCGACGCGGTGCGAATAGAAGATGTCGACATATTCCAGCCCCATCCGCTTCAGCGACTGGTCGAGGCTTGCAACCAGATATTTCCGGCTGCCACCGATGCCGCCATAGGGGCCGGGCCACATTTGCCAGCCAGCCTTGGTCGACACGATCATCTCGTCCCGATGCCGGGCAAAGTCCGAGGCCATGACGCGGCCGAACATCTCCTCGGCAGAGCCGGGCGGCGGACCATAATTGTTCGCCAGATCGAAATGCGTGACACCCAGGTCGAAGGCGCGGCGCAGAATAGACCGTCCGGTTTCGAAGACGTCGACGCCGCCGAAATTCTGCCACAGCCCCAGCGATATTGCCGGCAGGTCGATACCGCTCCGACCGCAGCGACGATAGACCATATCCCCGGCATAACGATCCGGGTTTGCCGCGTATGTCATGTTGATGCCTCCATATCCGAATTGCCCAGACGCCTGACTTCAGGCGGGATCTTTCCGGGGCAGCATTCTCGTGTCTTTTGCGCTGACGCAAGCCGTCTCGGCGGTCAGCCGCCGCATATTCGGCAATTGTTAGCCGAAGGGCTAAGTTTTTCTTGACTGCCGCGCGCCCATTGGGATAACTAAGCCATATGGCTAAGCATGATGCCCGGCTCGACCTTCTGTTCACGTCGCTTGGCGATCCGACTCGGCGGGCCATCCTGGCCCGTCTTGCCCGCGGCGAGGCAAGCGTGACCGATCTGGCCTCGGCCCATGACATGGCGCTGCCTTCGTTCATGAAGCATCTCCGTAAGCTGGAGGAGGCAGGGCTGATCTCGACGACCAAGGAAGGGCGGATCAGGTCCTGCGCGCTGTCGCCCGAGGCTTTCGCGCCGGTAGAAGAATGGCTGAGCGAGCAAAGGGCGATATGGAACGACCGGCTTGACCGGCTTGATGACTATGTCGGCAATCTCATGAGGGAGAGAATGCATGGAACTCGACCCGAAGACTGACCTGAAGCTGGAACGTATCGTGAAGGCTCCCCGCGCACTTGTGTGGGAATGCTGGACCACCCCGGAACATATCAAGCATTTCTTCGTTCCACGGCCGCATCGCGTGACAGAATGCGACATCGATCTTCGGGTCGGCGGAAGGTTCAACACCGTCTTCGATGTCGAGGGCAACGAGATGCGCAACGAGGGTGTGTTTCTTGAGGTCGTGCCCCAGCAGAAGCTCGTCTTTACCGATACCTATACAGAAGGCTGGAAGCCCACCGAGAACCCCTTCATGACCGCCATCCTGTTGCTTGATGAGATGGCCGATGGCGCCACCCGCTATACCGCGATCGCACGACACCGGACGCCGGATTCGCGCAAGACCCATGAAGACATGGGGTTTTTCAGCGGTTGGGGAACTGTGGTCGATCAACTCGAGGAATACGCCCGATCGCTTGCGCGATAATGGCAAAGGCGAGGTCAATGAGGCATCGTCGCTTGCGTTATTCCGGCCTCGCCCTTCACCTAGCGACGTGACCGCGAGAAGTTTTCCGCGAGCAGGCGGAATCGCTTCATCGCTGTCGTCTCTCGGCGGCTTGCGCGGGACAGAAGCGAGACCGGGAACGAGATCGAGTAGCTGTCCGTCACGCGCCGGATCTGGCCACGCGCGGCCAGGGGGGCAGCAGCATGGGGCGGAAGATAGCCTAACACGGGCAGCGCCCCGAGAATGATCGCGACAGCCTCGAGATTGGCGGCCGTTGCGGCAGCCGGGCCAAGCGACAGGGGAAATCCATCCTCGGGCGTGAGGTAGTAGCTGCGGCGCACCCATCTCTGCGCCTCGAGGGTCGCCGCGTCGACGACATGCGGTGCGCCGTGGAAAAGCGGGTGCGAGGGTCCGCAATGGATGAATTGTCGCTCGTTATACAATGGAACGAAGTCGAAATTCGGATCGTCCATCGGAAAGGCGCCAATCGCCAGGTCGAGCGCCTTCTTCTGAACCTGGTCGGCCAGCGCGGTCTGAATGTCCTGCACGATCTCGACATTCACATCCGGCGCGCGTTCGTGGAACTGGCGCAGCAACTCGACGACCGGGAAGCGGGGATCGGCCGACACATGGTCCATCAGGCCCAGACGCAACGTCCCCACCGCCCGGCGGGACAGATCGGCCGCCGTCTGGGTGAAATCCTCCATCGCGACATTCAGGCGGGCATTCGCTTCTAGCAGCGAACGGCCCCGCTCGGTCAGGCGAAATCCGCCCGGCCCCCGATCGCAAAGCCGAAAGCCCAAACGCTTCTCAAGCCCCGAAATCTGGGCGCTGATCGTCGATTGAGACACGTCAAGCTGGCGTTCGGCAGCAGCAAAGCTGCCGCATTGGTGGATGACTTCGAAAACCCTGAGCGCGCGAAGATCGGCAGCGGTCAATGATGTCAGCATTGGGCTCCCCCCCAAAGCATCGATCCGCAACGATGCTTTTTATCGAACTGGCATGATGGTTCTAGAGGCAAGTTACTGCTACCGCGTCAAGTCAAATCGGCGGGAGGGGCCATTCGCGATGGAGATACCCCATCCCCGAGGGAGGAAAACAATGGCCGGGCGACAGATATCGACCATCGCAAGATGGCCCGTTCCTGTCGACGCGCGTTCGTTGGCCGGTGCTGCGATGCCCCATCGACCAACGCTCATGGCCTTTACCACTTGGAACCGTCCGCAAGATCGGCGCGGGCGAGTCTGAAAGGAGACCTAATGACCGACATTGCTCACGTTTCGCAGTCGCGAAACCTCTGGCTGAAATTCGCGCTGCCCTCGATTCTGGGCGCCGTCGTCTTTCTCGCCCCAATCCCGAATGGCGCCAGTTTCACGATTCCCTTCGGCATTCTGATCGACTGGGTCAATGACAATTTCGGAACGCTGGTCAGCGCGCTGCTGATTGCCGTCACGGTGATTTCCGCCGCCGCGACGATCGCATTCTCGGTTTTCCGGCTTGGGCCCCAATCCGGTTTTCTGGCCGAGACCTTCCGGGTGTCGCCTGCATGGCTGGTGCTCCGCACGCTGGGCGCGGCATTCTGCCTGCTTTACTTCACGGGCACGGGACCGGCTTTCGTGACGGCGGATTCAACCGGGGGCACGGTCGTCGGCTTCCTGATGAAGAACCTTCTGGCGCTTTTCTTCTTTGCCGCGATCGCCTTGCCGCTGTTGACCGATTACGGATTCATGGAATTCGTCGGCGCGTTCATGTCGCGGATTTTCAAACGCCTGTTCCGCCTGCCCGGGCGTGCGGCCATTGACGGCCTCGCCTCTTGGCTTGGTGCGGCGCCGGTGGGTGTGATGCTGACCGTCCAGCAATATGACATGGGTGTCTATAACCGTCGCGAGGCCGCGACCGTCGCCACCACCTTCTCGATCGTTTCGGTGCCCTTCTGCTATGTGATCGCAAAGGTCGTCGGCCTGCAGGACATCTTCTTCAGCTACTATGCCTCGGTCGTGTTCATCGGCTTCGTCTGCGCCCTGATCCTGCCGCGGATTCCCCCGCTGAGCCGCCTGCCCGAAACTTTCGCCCATGGCCGCGCCAGCGAGGAGACCGATGTCATCCTGCCCGGTGAAACCGCGTTCCAGGCCGGAATCCGCATGGGCCTGGCCCGCGCCGATGCTGCTCCGGGGCCGACAGGGTTTTTGAAGAACGGTGTTCGGAACCTGATCGGCATCTGGTTCGGTCTTGTGCCTGCCACGCTAGCCGTCGCCATGATCGCGCTGATCCTCGCCGAATACACACCGCTTTTCACCTGGCTCTCGATGCCTTTCGTCCCGGTGCTTGAGTGGTTCAATGTCGCCGAAGCCCAGGCTGCCGCGCCCGCGCTGGTGATCGGCTTCGCCGACATGTACCTGCCCGCGCTGATCGGGGCCGAGATTGCCAGCCAGGAAACCCGTTTCCTGATCGCCATCCTCTCTGTCTCGCAGTTGATCTACATGTCCGAAGTCGGAGCGCTCTTGCTGCGCGCCAATCTGGGGCTCAATCTTGGCCATCTTGCGATGCTGTTCGTGATCCGCACGATCATTGCGACCCCCATCGCAATCTTCCTGGCCAAGGTCGTGATCTTCTGAAGAAAGGACATCCCATGGTCACCGCAATTCCTGCCACGCCCGGCTTGCCCGCCGAAAGCCGTCACGAAACGGCGATGACCGTGGGAGAGGCACTGCCAAGCCTGCTTGAAGCGCATGGCATCGACACCGTGTTCGGCATTCCCGGAGTTCACACCGTCGAACTTTACCGGGGCATGGCGAACACTTCGCTGCGCCATGTGACGCCGCGGCACGAACAAGGCGCAGGCTTCATGGCCGACGGCTATGCCCGCGCCAGCGGGCGGCCCGCCGCCTGCTTCATCATCTCGGGTCCGGGCATGACGAATATCGCCACTGCGATGGGCCAGGCCTATGCTGATTCGATCCCGATGCTGGTCATCTCAAGCGTGCTGAACCGCAACGAGCTGGGCCGCGGCGAAGGTCGGCTTCACGAACTGAAGAACCAGAGTGCGCTGGTTTCCGGGGTCTCGGCCTTCAGTCATACCGTCATGTCCGCCGAGGATCTTCCTGCGATCATCGACCGGGCTGCGGCCGTGTTCAACTCGGCCAGACCGCGACCGGTGCATATCGAATTGCCGCTTGACGTCATCGTCGAGCCGGCGGGACGGATCGCACTGGATCGGCCGCAGCAGATTTCGGTTCCCGCGCCCGATGCAGTCGCCGTCGCGCGCGCTGCCGAGTGGCTCGGGTCGGCGCGCCGGCCGCTGGTCATTCTTGGCGGTGGCGCGGTTGCAGCCGGCGATTCCGCGCGGCAGATGGTCGAGGCGCTGGGTGCTCCCACCCTGCTGACGATCAATGCCAAGGGGCTGCTCGTGCCGGGCCATCCCCTTCTTGTCGGCAGTCTGCTGCCCCAGTCGCCGATGCTTGACGAGCTGCGCGACGCGGACGTCGTCCTTGCCGTGGGAACCGAGCTGGGGGAAACCGACACGCTGTTGTTCGGCGCAAGGCCCCGGATCGACGGACGACTGATCCGCGTCGACATCGAGGCCGAGCAGATCATGCGCAACGCCCAGCCTGCACTTGGGATCGTGGCCGACAGCCGGAGCTTTTGCCCCGCGCTTATCGCCGCACTTGGCGACACGCCTGCCCCCCAGACGGACCGCACCGCCGCGCTAAGGGCCAAGTCGCTCGCCACCGTGACACCGGTCTATCACACGCATGGGCGCATCCTCGATCTTATCGCCAGCGCTTATCCCGATGCGATCTTTGCGGGGGATTCGACCCAGCCGGTTTACGGCGGAAACCTGACCTATGACGCACAGCGACCACGCAGCTGGTTCAATTCGTCGACCGGTTTCGGCACGCTCGGCTATGGGCTGCCTGCGGCGATGGGCGCCAAGCTTGCCTGCCCCGAAAGGCCGGTGATCGGACTGATCGGCGATGGTGGCCTGCAGTTCACCGTGGCCGAGATCGCCTCTGCCGTGGAGCTGGGCCTTTCGTTGCCGGTGATCGTCTGGAACAATCGCGGCTATGGCGAGATCAAGACGTATATGCGTGATCGCGGCATTCCCGAGATCGGCGTGGATATCCTGACCCCGGATTTCCAGATGATCGCACGCGGTTTCGGCGCGAAGGCAACAAGGGTCGAAACGCCTTCCGCACTGCTCGAAGCACTGGCTGCCGCTTTCTCGGAAAACGGGCCCACGATCATCGAGATCGAAGATCACGTGGCGCAATCCTGGTACCAGACGGCCTGATTGCCACAAATGACTGCGGGCGGGTGGAACGGCATGAAGGAAATGCCGTTCCGCCCGCCCCTTTCATTGGACGATCCGTCAAATTGCCGGAGGCGGGTCAGCCGCGTCGCGCGGCGTCGATCGTGGCGACGTCGATCTTTCGCATGGTCATCATCGCGGAGAATGCCCGTTTTGCCTCGTCACCCCCGGCGGAAAGCGCCTCTGTCAGGGTTCGGGGCGTGATCTGCCACGAGATGCCCCATTTGTCCTTGCACCATCCGCAGGCGCTTTCCTCGCCGCCATTGCCGACAATGGCGTCCCAGTAGCGATCAGTTTCGTCCTGGTCCTCGGTGGCGATCTGGAACGAAAAAGCCTCGCTATGCTGGAAGATGGGCCCACCGTTCAAGCCAAGGCAGGGAATTCCCGCTACGGTGAAGCTGACCGTCAGAACGTCTCCGGCCTTTCCAGACGGGTAGTCGGTGGGCGCGGTGTGGACCGAGGTGATCGCGCTGTCGGGGAACGTTTCGGCATAGAACCGGGCGGCCTCTTCTGCCCCCTTGTCGAACCAAAGGCAGATCGTGTTCTTCGCGACGGTCATGACATGTCCCTTTCGTTCGGTCCGCCCGATCGGCGAACATCCCGTCAGTGAACGTGCCCATGCCCGGAGGCGTTCCCGCCGAGCCGAGCGATCAGACGCCGCGCTTGTTGCCCCAGACCAGCACGTGAAGCTGCGGCAGCACGCGGGGTGTGAACCAGCGATCACCCGTCACCTTTTCGATCAGCCAAAGCAGCCGGTCCACAGCCACCTGCAGATCGACGGGATGGGTCGGATCGACATCAGGGTTTCCGGGCTGCAGGAACAGCGGCAGATCGGGGTAGCGTTCCGCTGCATCCCGCGCCCAGCCATAGTCGACCTCATCGAAAATCACGATCTTCATCACGGCCTGACCACATCCCCGCGCAAGCTCGAGACAGCGATCGAACTTGCCCCAATCGATCTGCTCGCCGCTCGACGGCGGCTTGGGGCTGAGGACCAGCGTGTCGAGCGCGGCGAACCATGGCTGCGCGACAGAGCCCTGGGTTTCGCAGGCGAACCGGTAGCCTTCCTCTTTACCCAATGCGATCAGCGGCCCGAAATCCTGGATGGCGGGGTTCCCGCCGGAAATGGAAACCGTCAAGGGCAGGCCGCCGGACAGGCGGCGGATCTCGGCCATCACCTCGTCATGGCCCATCGCGGCCCAATCATGGCGATAGGCGCTTTCGACGGCATGCAGGCTGTCGCACCAGCTGCAACGATAATCGCATCCGCCCGCACGCACGAAGACGGTGGGCTCGCCGATCAGGGCGCCCTCACCCTGCACCGTCGGTCCGAAGATCTCCGCGATGCGAAGCGTCACGGCCGATACTCCGCCCAGGTCTTTGGCGTTTCCGAGACGCGAACCGCCGAGGTTTCCGGCCAGCGCGAGTGGCACCATTCAAAGAAGTGCAGCGCCATGTTCTCGGCGGTCGAAGGGCCGTCCAGCACATCGTTGAGATGGCGGTGATCGAAGACCTCGTCGATATAGTCCTTGAGTGGCTTCAGCTCGTGATAGTCGCGCACGAAACCATCCCCGTTGAGCGAGGCCGAGGCCAGTTCGACGACCACCACGTAATTATGGCCATGAAGCCGCGCGCATTGATGATCCGCGGGCAGATGCGTGAGCTGATGCGAGGCCGAAAAATGAAATTCCTTGCTGATCCGAAACATCAGGCGCCCCCGTGATCGGCAATGGCCTGCCGCCAGAAGTCAGGATCTTCATATTCGGTCGGGTCCTCGACCCTGGCGAGATGAAATGCCTCGCGCCGTTCGACGCAGGTCCCGCAGCGGCCGCAATGCTGTGCGCCCCCCTTGTAGCAGGACCAGGTGGCGGCAAAGGGCGTGCCGTGATGGGCACCCTCGGTCACGATATCGGCCTTGGTGCGATGCACGAATGGCGTCCAAAGCGAAACATCGGCATAGCCGTCGAGCGCGGCGCGCTGCATCCGGTCGAATGCCTCGGTGAAGGCCGGGCGGCAGTCGGGATAGATGAAATGGTCGCCGCCATGCACCGCGGTCGCCACCGCCTCGTCGCCATTCGCGGCCGCGATGCCATAGGCCACCGCGAGCATGATCGCATTGCGGTTCGGCACGACGGTGATCCGCATGGTTTCCTCGGCATAGTGGCCGTCGGGCACGTCGATATCATCGGTCAGGGCCGAACCGGTCAGGGCCGCGCCTATGGTCCGCATGTCGATGACATGGTGCGGCACGCCAAGACGACGGGCGGCCGCGGCGGCGAAGTCGAGTTCCTTCAGATGTCGCTGGCCGTAGTCGAAGGACACGAGGCGTGTCAGTTCCCGCGTCCCCGCGGCGACATGGGCAAGCGAAACGGAATCCAGCCCGCCCGAGCAGATGACAAGTGTCTTCATTTTCTTCAGTCCTTGTTTTGATGACCGGGTAGGCTGCGACCGGTATGCGGGGCGTATAGGATCTGGGGGCGACGAACGCAATGACCGATGCCCCTGTCCCGCGGCGCCCCAATGTCCGAACGCATCACGATCCGCTGAATTTCGCTGGAACGGCTGAAACAATCGTCCCGTCTGCCGTGACCAGCAGGAAGTTGCCCGGCACCAGCAGCCAGCGCTGACCGCCCTCGGGCCTGCTCAGGTCGTGGTTCAGGTGATCGACGATCGTGCCCCCGCCAGTATAGCGCATGCCGGACTGGTAGCCTGATGCGGGGTCGGCCCCCTCGGCGTAGCGGTAGATCCGTCCGACCGGTTCCGGCGCGGAGCATGCAGAAAGAGTGCCCAGCAGCGCCAGCGCAAGTGCGATTTTCATGTCTTTCATTCCTGTTGCGACGACACGCCCGATCGCCAAAGGCCATCCGCATACTGCGTCGTTTGCGGCCTGTTCGTTTCAGCGCGGGCAGTCGCGGCGCCTCGCCGCGCTGACTAGTACGGAGCTGTTTCGCCGATTGGTCCCGACGGTGATCCTTCATTTCCAGGATCGCCGTTTTGTAAGCGGATGTTTCTGCCCGGCGGCCGGAAAAGCTTCCTTACAAATCTCTGGATGCGGTCCGGCGCGGATCGGGCATGTCTGGCCAAAGGGTATGCGACGCGCCCGCGATCGGGGGATTCCAGACCAGGCAATGCGGATAGGATCATGGCAACGACACAGGATCGTAACCGAAGACACCCAGTGCGGCTGCGGGATATCTCGGCCCACCGGCATCCGGGACGACCAGATAGACACATTCGCCCGGCGGCAAGGGTGTTCCCGCTTGGGATTGCGCCTTGGCCGACGCACAATCGCTTCAAGTCCCGCCCTTTCGAAAAAGGAAGACCTGCCATGATCCGCCGCGATCTCGCCCCCCTCGCCCGAATAGCGATCCTTCTTGCAGCCCTGTCGGCAGGTGCGGCACAGGCGCAGCAGCCCGCGCAGGGTCCCAGGCAGGTCGGAACGATCACCCTGCGCACGGAGTCCGTGCCACTGATCGTGACCTTGCCCGGCCGCGCCGTCGCAAAGGCCGAAGTCGATATCAGACCAAGGGTCAGCGGCTTCGTTACGGAAGTACTCTATGATCCGGGCAAGCCCGTCGAGGTGGGCACGCCCATGTTCCGTATCGACGCGACCACCTACGAGGCCGCAGTGGAAGAGGCGCGCGCCAACCTGGCCTCTGCCAGGGCAGCGGTGCCGCAGGCAGAGGCCGCCTATGACCGAAGCCGGCAATTGCAGGGGACGGGATCGACAAAGGCCCTGCTGGAAGAAGCGCAGGCCACGATGGAAAAGGCGCAGGCAGCCGAGCAGGCCGCGACCGCCTCTCTGCGCCTTGCCGAAACCGAACTGTCCTGGACCACGATCACCAGCCCTCTCGCGGGAATGCCCTCGGTCGCCGAGGTGTCACCCGGTGATCTCGTGACTTCGGGCCAGAGCGACGCGATGGCGACAGTCACCCAACTCGATCCGATAGATGTCGACATGTATGAGCCCTCGGCCCGGATGCAGCGCATCCGCGATCGGATCGATGCCGGACAGGTCAGCATCGCGCAGACATTGAACGCCCAACTGACGCTGGAAAACGGGTCCAGCTATTCCGTGACCGGCGAGATCGTCGCGCCGGGATACAATGTTTCGACCTCGACCGGCTCGATCGACTTCCGGTTTCGGTTCCAGAATGCCGAACTGCGCATCCTTCCCGGCATGTTCGTGCGCGGCCAGATCGAAATCGGCGAGGTCGAGGCGATCCTCGTGCCGCAGATCGCGGCGACGCGCGAGCGAGACGGATCGCTGACCGCCTGGGTTGCCGAGGATGGCAAGGCCGTGAAGCGCAGGCTGACCGACGAGGGTGTCTACCAGAATGATTGGATCATCGCGGACGGATTGCGCGACGGAGAGGAGCTGATCGTGAACGGGATCACCAACCTTGCCGAAGGGGCCGAGATCGCGCCGATACCGGTCGAGATCGACGAAAGCGGCGTCATCCGTGACACGCCCGCCCAGACCCCGGTAACGGAGTAAAGCGCCATGGCCCGTTTCTTCATCCACAGGCCGGTCTTTGCCTGGGTCCTTGCGATCGTCACCATGCTCGCCGGTTTCTTCGGCCTGTCCAGCCTGCCCATCGCACAATATCCCGACATTGCGCCCACCACGGTTCGGATCAGCGCAACCTATATCGGGGCCTCGCCCGATATCGTGGAAAACTCGGTCACCTCGGTCATCGAGGACGG
Encoded proteins:
- a CDS encoding homocysteine S-methyltransferase family protein; translated protein: MSSAEALTLDRIWIAWTGMETDLIFNHGYDLRSFAAFPMLDSEEGRARLRGYYDAQIQIGGDFGVGIILDTPTWMANPDRALAVGYKAPDLPRVTRDGVSLARDAAAARADVAIRLSVQIGPRGDGYKPGIAAAETAARYHLPQIAAAHEAGADLVSAYTLGAAGEAIGISAAARQVGIPALIAFTIETDGRLADGTPLSAAVAELVEKAEPEAVVVNCAHPDHVASGLDGGPWQTKLAGIVANASRQSHAELDAAEALDDGNPEELAGQLAELRRVLPNLRVLGGCCGTDLRHLRAIAARLTAPHPT
- a CDS encoding amino acid-binding ACT domain-containing protein, translating into MDDLEFDLENSPGSLAHLGEVMGQAGIPFEGGGVFATGTRATAHFLFRDGKAARQAAEAGGIKVTAMRRPVIRKLKQGTPGQLGAISRAVAKAGVNILVQYSDHQNRLVLICDRPEAASCATLDWAVGTEQG
- a CDS encoding antibiotic biosynthesis monooxygenase family protein gives rise to the protein MIAVIFEAELAEGRRQEYLDLAAELRPLLAGIDGFISIERFQSLTNPGKLLSLSFWRDEAAIAAWRNLSAHRKAQAAGRDHVFSDYRLRIAEVARDYGMEARGEAPDDSRRIHQ
- a CDS encoding ArsR/SmtB family transcription factor; the encoded protein is MNESPDIARIAALVADGARSSMLLALMDGRSMTATELAGRAGVTKQTASSHLAKLVDGEVLFVESQGRHRYFRLAGAHVATLLEALMVFSSDAAAPLRTGPKVPELRRARICYDHLAGEMGVELYDRLREDGCLTGDLELTAHGWDRLREIGLARDVLPRSNRPLCRTCLDWSMRRHHLAGLIGKAMLDRFFALSWARRQPDSRIIRFSPEGERRFRQWLGASR
- the mgrA gene encoding L-glyceraldehyde 3-phosphate reductase, whose amino-acid sequence is MTYAANPDRYAGDMVYRRCGRSGIDLPAISLGLWQNFGGVDVFETGRSILRRAFDLGVTHFDLANNYGPPPGSAEEMFGRVMASDFARHRDEMIVSTKAGWQMWPGPYGGIGGSRKYLVASLDQSLKRMGLEYVDIFYSHRVDPTTPLEETMGALAQLHRQGKALYVGISSYSPELTRRAAAILREERVPLFIHQPNYSMFNRWIEGGLLDTLDELGTGCIAFSPLAQGLLSSKYLNGIPEETRATKGRLLSEASLSPEIVARIRALNEIAERRGQTLAQMAIAWALRDPRVTSALIGARTVGQLENSLGALGGLDFSPEELAEINRHATDGGTDYWKDSSSL
- a CDS encoding ArsR/SmtB family transcription factor; this translates as MAKHDARLDLLFTSLGDPTRRAILARLARGEASVTDLASAHDMALPSFMKHLRKLEEAGLISTTKEGRIRSCALSPEAFAPVEEWLSEQRAIWNDRLDRLDDYVGNLMRERMHGTRPED
- a CDS encoding SRPBCC family protein, which gives rise to MELDPKTDLKLERIVKAPRALVWECWTTPEHIKHFFVPRPHRVTECDIDLRVGGRFNTVFDVEGNEMRNEGVFLEVVPQQKLVFTDTYTEGWKPTENPFMTAILLLDEMADGATRYTAIARHRTPDSRKTHEDMGFFSGWGTVVDQLEEYARSLAR
- a CDS encoding LysR family transcriptional regulator; amino-acid sequence: MLTSLTAADLRALRVFEVIHQCGSFAAAERQLDVSQSTISAQISGLEKRLGFRLCDRGPGGFRLTERGRSLLEANARLNVAMEDFTQTAADLSRRAVGTLRLGLMDHVSADPRFPVVELLRQFHERAPDVNVEIVQDIQTALADQVQKKALDLAIGAFPMDDPNFDFVPLYNERQFIHCGPSHPLFHGAPHVVDAATLEAQRWVRRSYYLTPEDGFPLSLGPAAATAANLEAVAIILGALPVLGYLPPHAAAPLAARGQIRRVTDSYSISFPVSLLSRASRRETTAMKRFRLLAENFSRSRR